GCAGGGACGGGTGAAGTTCCGGGTCGGGCAGATCGTGTGGCTGGCGTTCGCCAGGGACGAGACCATGATGGGCTTCGCCTTCCCCAAGGAGGAGCGCCAGGCGCTGGTCGACTCCGAGCCCCACAAGTTCCTCCTGCCGAAGCAGCGGGACATGCGTTACAACTGGGTCGTCGTCCGGCTCGACCAGATCGACGAGCAGGAGATGCGGGAGATCGTGCTCGACGCCTGGCGGATGGTGGTCCCCCGCAAGGTGGCGGAGGAGCACCTGGGGCACTAGCCCCAATGCCGTTCGGTTTGCGGGACCGCGGCCAGGAA
This sequence is a window from Acidimicrobiales bacterium. Protein-coding genes within it:
- a CDS encoding MmcQ/YjbR family DNA-binding protein, whose product is MVTIEEVRELALTLPRAYEAFVQGRVKFRVGQIVWLAFARDETMMGFAFPKEERQALVDSEPHKFLLPKQRDMRYNWVVVRLDQIDEQEMREIVLDAWRMVVPRKVAEEHLGH